In Triticum aestivum cultivar Chinese Spring chromosome 5B, IWGSC CS RefSeq v2.1, whole genome shotgun sequence, the following proteins share a genomic window:
- the LOC123114540 gene encoding uncharacterized protein, with protein DAAQQGPAAVGSRPQGALLLPLQLEEFDRLPIDDMSPDAVDELASTMRKGGLSLGLLDPVSNIILNTIALLPRDFRANPSPPHDSKRRRRSKRTAGVVTPRDSWSTTIGLGPTCRRDTWAGVAAASYQALRCFMVSYFGCLSEEQATRYLHWAGADLALAILLVEHDLYAAELELPDPASQRTRAALKYAAVCGWHPAPDILVRLNASPLPRKQLLDVATFLKPTRRKLTVDDVNTLVDLLRYQDSAPLDLQLNLLPGGREVIVYCRNHKPDQGTLEVSKRKSSMYGFDVVSIKVERHGDHFASLWSPKDKRSMISACVAKARKTSQRRGLVESCSDDACEYTECLKMRLHAMIHTLYLKVFTMLPPSRNRLIRDILWAGHCYGPMDPISNIILSSIWHSIVCPLPSADFDIQVYDILDTLSMLRVEVRSFEGLIALVGANSESRSSMQRVMEQLCCKCCDLSDKTHTLQQFAAAAAAAHAALGSFLQFRMLINMRRLLTTGTNGVISSESISEIERIIQDIAPPLSPEPPMEEAQLCKEAKETLLGKRCDYNQKKLFIRSWLAKVLKNYAAEHPQEPKYVPSVICGVEATNIESLDSYCYHVNFVAALESGIAENKLFAELNFLCPEQQPKPNFCCPLPLTYKGRCYYGTGSARKIMFLDSSDYFESNIDITVGGTTSTDRMLDVDFVFDFRRDVQFAKDVRQYYEDQKLSSECDEY; from the exons GATGCCGCCCAACAAGGTCCAGCCGCCGTCGGGTCCCGGCCGCAGGGGGCTCTTCTCCTGCCTCTACAGCTCGAGGAGTTCGACCGGCTGCCCATAGACGACATGTCGCCCGATGCCGTAGACGAACTGGCCAGCACCATGCGCAAGGGCGGCCTCTCGCTTGGCCTCCTCGACCCCGTCTCCAACATCATCCTCAATACCATCGCCCTCCTCCCACGGGACTTCAGGGCAAACCCATCGCCTCCGCACGActccaagaggaggaggaggtccaaGAGGACGGCCGGCGTGGTAACGCCCAGGGATAGCTGGTCCACTACCATTGGGCTTGGGCCAACCTGCCGCAGGGATACGTGGGCCGGAGTTGCTGCGGCATCCTACCAGGCTCTCCGCTGTTTCATGGTGTCATACTTCGGATGCCTCAGTGAAGAACAGGCCACCCGGTACCTCCACTGGGCGGGCGCCGACCTCGCCCTGGCCATCCTGCTCGTCGAGCACGATCTATACGCTGCTGAGCTTGAGCTCCCCGACCCCGCCTCCCAGAGGACTCGTGCCGCCCTCAAGTACGCCGCGGTTTGCGGGTGGCATCCTGCGCCTGACATCCTTGTGCGGCTCAACGCGTCGCCTTTGCCCCGGAAGCAGCTGCTCGATGTCGCCACGTTCCTTAAGCCGACCAGGCGAAAGCTAACTGTCGATGATGTCAACACCCTCGTGGATCTATTGCGGTACCAGGACagtgcccccctggacctccagcTGAACTTGCTGCCAGGCGGGAGGGAGGTCATCGTCTACTGCCGGAACCACAAGCCCGACCAAGGAACGCTTGAAGTTTCCAAAAGAAAGAGCTCCATGTATGGCTTCGACGTGGTCTCCATCAAGGTAGAGCGCCATGGTGACCACTTCGCATCCTTGTGGTCTCCTAAAGACAAGAGATCCATGATATCAGCCTGTGTGGCAAAGGCCAGAAAAACATCTCAAAGGCGCGGCCTGGTGGAGAGCTGCAGCGACGATGCCTGCGAGTATACTGAGTGTCTCAAGATGAGGCTCCACGCCATGATCCACACATTGTATCTCAAAGTCTTCACCATGCTTCCCCCCTCACGCAACAGGCTCATCCGCGACATATTGTGGGCTGGACACTGCTATGGCCCCATGGACCCCATCTCCAACATCATCCTCAGCTCCATTTGGCACAGTATAGTGTGCCCGCTCCCATCGGCAGACTTTGATATCCAGGTGTACGACATCCTCGACACCCTCTCTATGCTTCGCGTGGAGGTCCGTTCCTTCGAAGGCCTCATTGCCCTCGTTGGAGCAAATTCTGAGTCTAGATCCTCGATGCAGCGGGTGATGGAGCAGCTTTGCTGCAAATGTTGTGACCTGTCTGACAAGACGCACACCCTGCAACAGTTTGCTGCCGCAGCCGCTGCGGCTCACGCTGCTCTAGGATCATTTCTC CAGTTTCGCATGCTGATTAACATGCGACGCCTGCTGACCACAGGTACAAATGGCGTGATCTCTTCTGAATCTATCAGTGAAATAGAGCGCATTATCCAAGACATCGCACCGCCCTTGTCTCCCGAACCTCCCATGGAAGAGGCGCAACTGTGCAAGGAGGCTAAGGAGACCCTGTTAGGAAAGAGGTGTGATTATAACCAGAAGAAATTATTCATTCGCTCTTGGCTTGCAAAAGTGCTGAAGAATTATGCTGCTGAGCATCCTCAG GAACCAAAATATGTGCCAAGTGTTATCTGTGGTGTCGAGGCTACTAACATCGAATCCTTAGATAGCTATTGCTACCACGTTAATTTTGTGGCCGCTCTCGAATCAGGGATTGCTGAAAACAAACTCTTCGCCGAACTCAATTTCCTGTGTCCTGAACAACAGCCAAAACCAAATTTCTGCTGCCCTCTACCCCTGACTTATAAAG GTCGTTGCTACTATGGAACCGGATCCGCGAGGAAGATCATGTTTCTAGATTCTTCGGACTATTTTGAGAGTAATATTGATATTACTGTTGGTGGGACTACGAGCACCGACCGAATGCTAGACGTTGATTTCGTATTTGATTTTAGGAGAGACGTGCAGTTTGCAAAGGATGTTAGGCAGTACTATGAAGACCAAAAGTTGTCGTCGGAGTGTGATGAGTATTAG